DNA from Verrucomicrobiota bacterium:
CTTCCGGTCCGGTGCCAACGCGGAACGGGTGCCGGCCAGTGAGCAACATCGCACGTGTCGGAGAGCAAACACACCAAGCCATGAAGTTGGGCAGTTCGACGCCCTGTTTGAAAAGCTTGTCAATTTGCGGCGTTGGGATGTTGCCGCCGGGATGCGCACTGATGTCGCTCCAGCCGAGGTCATCGGCCAGCATGTAAACGATGTTGGGCTTGGCTGCCGGCTTGGCTGAATCGGCGGCTGGCAGCGCGGCCAGCGGTGCCAGCAGCAGGGTGGCGAGGATGAGGATGTGTTTCATGGTTTGTTTTGTCTGATTAAATTTATTGCCGCATTCACGGCTTGGAACCGGTGTTTGGTGCAAAGATGAGCCCGTCAACGAACTCGTTCGTTTTGAAAAACTGTGAGTCGCGCACTGGTTTCCCAGCGAGCGTGAGGTTCTCGAAGGTGAGGTTGCGGATGCGCGCGTCGGCCTGGCCCCAGAGGATTTGGGGTTCACCCAGAACGCTGGGCGCGGCGATGGATAGGTTCTGGAAGAGGATGCCCGACAAGTCTCCGGCGGCGCGCTTTGCCGCGTGTTTCGAATAGGGTTCGGGCATGGTCATGCAGATAAAGAACTGCTGCAGCGTCGGTCTGGGATCCTCGATGTTGATGTTGCGAAAGACCACCCCGGCACCAGCGGCGCGGCCGCCTTCCCCGCGCATGTTAAAAACCCGACCGCCGCTCCATTTCTCCCATTTGGCCCGCGCATAGATCACATCGCAATCTTCCACCACCAACTGGCGGTCAGCTAGCTGCGGCAGGGCGCTCAGGACGAACGACGAACCGTTGGCGTCATTCCACAGCACGGTGCGGCGAATGCCCAGGCCGTTTACATAGAGCGAATCATCCTGGGTGCGGAGGAAGCAGTCCTCGATCAGCGTATTCCCGAAGGGATTGATCCCGTCGCCATTGGCGCGCCAGGTGAAGATCTTGGTCCACTGGACCGCGTTGGGATGATCCGCTTGGTAGGGGCTCACCAGCATGAGCGAGTGAGTAGCCGAGTCGGCGATAGTGATGCCTTCCACACGGGTGTCGGTGGTGCCAATTACCTCAATCGGACGGTAGCGCCCGTGGTCCTTGTCTGAAACGGCTGGCGCAACATACTTGGGATGCTTCAGCCGAGATCCCGACAAGGTGCCGAGGCCGAAGATGCGGATGTGATGACCGTCGCCCCATTTTCGGTTGGAGAGTGTGCCGTAAACTATCGCGTCTCCGGGGATGTAATATTGGCGATTGGCATGAAGCGGGAAAGCCAGCCCAACATCGTGAACGCCGGGGAGGAAATAGAGCGTGGTCCAGGGCCCGTCGGATGGCGGAGTATCGCCGGGTTTCACGGTCAACACGCCAGGATCATTCGGCTTGGGTTTGCCGACCAAAGGCGGGTTGGCAAAGAGGGAGATGGTATGGATAGGCGGTCCTTTGTAGCCCTTGCCCGTGTCCTGCCCGTCCATCTGGCCATCAATATCCACGGCGACGAGGCAGGGTTTATCAAGTCTGACGAGAACCTTGCCGTCTTTCACGGAACACACGGACGCTTTGCGTTGCGGATGCACTGCTGCGGAGTGAATCGGCTGGCCGTTGACGCGGGCAATTTCGATCTCCACCGCACCGGCGGTTTCAAAGTTCACGTAGGCGTGTGTCCAGCCCGCCAACGTGTCGAAGTAGGCGTCCGTCTTCTTTTCGATGGTCTTGCAGACGGTCTCCCAAGCGAAGGCGCTCCGCCACTCGCTGCCATCGCTGGCAGAGCGCACACGCACTTTGTAATGCTCCGAGGCTGCGAGCCCTGGCACGGGCGGATAGACAACCAACTCGTCGTCGGCGGACAGCGCGGCCAGTGGCGCGAGCAGCAGGGCGGAGAGGGTGAGGATGAATGGGTGTTTCATGGCGCTCGGAGATGTAGCACGAGCGGCGCGCTGCCCCAGTCGGCGGGCGGCGTAAAGGTCGCGGTGCCGTTGGTGAAGGAGCCGGCAGTGGTGCGGTTGCCGGTGTGCGGATGGAACCACGTGGCTTGGAGCGGCAATTTCACGCTGGTGATTACCAGCGTGAACGGCTGCGCCGTTTTTTGGAACACGACGTATTCGCGACCCGGTTGCGCCAGGCAATAACCGCTATTTACCAGGTTGTCCAACGGCGCGAGTTTCCAATACTCGGTCGCGCGCCAGAAGGCGCCAAAGTGTTTCATGAAGGCGTAGCCCGGCGGCACGTCGAGCGGGCGGATCACATCCCACGCGGTATAGGTGTAATAGTAGGCGGTGTAGCCGCCGGCCATCTGGATTCCCCACAGCGTACTCACGGTTTGTTCCGGAGTCATCACCTTGCCGTAGGTTTTGTCGTTCAAACCGCCCGGGCCACATTCGTAATCGGATTCCACATTCGCAATCGGCCAGGCGCGACGCTCCCGCTGGCGCAGAATGGTTTCATGGAATTTTCCATGCTGCTGATCAGCGCGAAAATCCGTCAGTTCGTCGTACGCGCCGTTGTCGTTGGCCTGGTCGTCGTCGTGGACGGTTGTGAGGTGGTGATACGGATCGGTTTCACGGAAGAATTTCAACACGCCCTGCTTATAGGCGAGGTCTTTCTCGTTGTGAGCCTCCTTGGAGAAATCCCAGATGATATTCGGATACGCGCCATAACGTGCGACGAGCCAACGGAAGAACAGCTTCTCCTCGGCGCTGCCGCGCGCCGGCCATTTCACCTGCTTGTTGTACACCTTGATCAGCATGTGCGCCTGGATGCCGCGCTCGTTCATCGCCGCGATCACGCGGTCGTAATGCTGCCAGTAGGCCAGATTCATCCGGTTTTGGTCGGGCTGCTCGTTCGTGCCTTCCCAAGGATAAAGGAGCGCCGGGCCGTAATCATCGGGGCCGGTCTTTCCCGCGCGCCACCTAGTGTCGTGCGCATAGGAATTGAGGATCACGTAGTTGAACCCGTGACGAACGAGGATATCGAGCGACTTTTCCACCGTGGGCACGCCGGGTTTGTCCAGGTCCAGTGCCCAGAGCCAGTCGTATTCGTAACCCTGCATGAAAAAGCGCGCGCCGTCCTCGAAGACGAAGTGATGCGGGTGCTCTTTGTCCACGCGCAGCCGGCCGTGAGCTTGCGGACTCGGATTCACCAGGCAGGTGAACGCGGTGGTCTGACCATCCAGTTCCTTCAGGTCGGATTTGGTCACGAGCGACCAGGCGCCTTCGACGGTCGGCGTCACGCGGATTTTCCACGTACCGTCGCCATCAAAGAAACCAGGGAGGGTGTATGAATTCCCATCCAGGCCTTTCGCCTCGGCACTGAACGCAACCAGGAACGGGTTTGGTGTTTTGGTGTTGGCTTTGAAGGCGAAGTCGTGCGGCTGCCAACGCGGAACGGCAACGTGTTCCACGGCGTGCAGCGGAGCCAGCGGCGTCAGCAGGCACGTGGTGCCGGCGAAGAGAACCGTGCGGAGGAGTTGGGTTTTCATGGTGTCTGAATGATGGGGTTGCTGGATCATTCCCTATTTTTTGAATCCTGACTCGGTGCGGGAGCGCTTGATCTTGTGTTCGGCGATCGTGCCGGGCTTCCAGGTGCGCGCCAGTTGTACATCGGCCGCGACATCCGCGGTTTGCCCGGGGATGTCCACCACGCCGGCGCGGTTGTAGAGCACGGGTTGAACATATTGGCGCGTGTAGGCGGCGGCGTAGTTTTTCCAATGGTTCAGCGCGGCTTCGAGATGCTCGATGGCGGAAGCTTGTTGCTGGGCGTCGCCAGATTTATCGAACAGCGCGAGGTCGCACGCGCCGCGAATCTTCGCGGCGTAGTATAGTCCGAGATGCGCCATGGCTTCGATGTCGCCGAGCGTGGCGGCGTATTCCTTGGCGCTGTCGGCGGGAGTGACGGCGGCGCGCTGGAGTGATGGCAGGGCGTGGAGCGCCTGGGCGGCGTTGGCGTCCAGGGTCGCGGCGATTTCGAGCGGGGTCACGCCCTCCGGCTTCTGCTTCGCGAGCAGGCCGGAGCGCCACTCGATGATGTTGAGTACACCGGCGCCGGGCATCGTACCGCCTTCGACAAAATCGCGCACGGTGTAGAAACCGCTCTTGCGCCGGCAGGCTTCGGGAAACCACTTCAAATCAATGTCGCCCCAAAAGAACCGCGTGATGTAGGGAAACGTCTTGGAGGCCGCGGCCCACGCGGCGGTGAGTTGGAGAATGTCGGCTCCGGGGAAACGGGCGGCGGTGAGGCGGTCGAAGGTGGCGGCCAGCAGGTCGGGTTCGTAGGCGAGGCGCCCCCAGAGCGCGAACGAGAGCCACTGTTTTTGCATGACGGTCTGGCGCGGCGTGCCGGCGTCCTTGGAGAGGAAGTCCCGGCCCCAAAGGTAGCCGTCGGGGCCCATGTAGAAGCCGGCGATCTTGTCTTCGCCGGGGATCGCCTTGATGAAGGCGCGGGCGTAATGCACATCCGCCCACCGGAAGCTGTAGATGTCGTCGTTGCGCACCGTGAGCCAGCAACGAAGTTCGGGACTGAGTAGCGGCAGTACCGGTTGGATCATGCTCGGATTGGGCACGGAATACATGTGGGCGATGGCGTATTTGAAGCTGAGGTCCAGCTTGCAGGGCAGTGCGGCGAACTCCTTCTGAATCTCGCCCAAGGCCGTCATGTGGAAGCGATGGATGAGCCGGAATTTCCGGTTGGGGGTTTCTTTCAGTCCATCGCGAATGCCTTCGCCGTAGGTTTGCCAGAGCCACTGCTCCTTGGAGAGGCCTTTGAATTCATTGAGCGGCATGCCTTCGCCGGCCGTGATGCCGAAGCCGGCGAGCAGCGGATAGGTCTTGATGGTTTCCCGGACGCTGGCGCGAAAATATTCGATCGTGCGGGGCGCGGCTTTAGCGCTGGTGATCCCGTCTTGGCCTTCCGCACCGTTGAGAAAGACGTTCCACGTGAACCAATACACGTCCACGCCGCGGTCCTGCGCCAGTTGCATGACGTCGCGCCAAAACTGAATCTTCTCGTCGATGGTGATCTGCTTGACGACCTCATGGTTGGCGAGCATCTCCGGGCGCACGAAGTTGTTGCCATTGCCGCTGAAGTTCTCGTCCAGCTTCACCGTGGTGCGCCAGACATCATCCAGCGCGACGTGCGGAAACTCCGGCACCTTCACGATGCTGGGGAAGGGATTGAGCGACCACAGCGAGATGACGTTGTAGCGATGCCGCGCCATGTCGTCGAACAGCTCGCGCCAAAAATCCATGCTCCACATCTCGGGGATGTTCGCCTGCGCGGCATCGGAGGGGTCGGTGTAGCTCGGCGTGCGCAGGTCGAGCGGGATGTTTAGCTTGATGCCGCGCTGGGCGATGTGCGGCGTGTGGATAGAGTCCTTCAACAAATCCAACGAACCGGTGCGGATCGCCTCGGCCACGTCCAGTCCGCCATACATCGCGCCAATCGCATCCCCACCGACGACGCGCACCGCCGCGCCTTCGCGCTCGATGCGATACGCTTGCGGCACCCCGGGCTCGACCCGGAGGGTCACGTTGGGCACGGATGAACCGCTGGCTTGCACAGCGCGCTGAACCTCGGCGGCGGCGAACTGGAGCGGAGCCGAATCGGTCGGCATGATGGTGATCGCCGCGTGGGCCGAAGCAACGCACAGCAGCGAGAAGAAAGCCGGCAGGGAGCGAATAGAGTTCATAGGTTAATTAGCTTTCCAAATGGACACCGGCCTTTAACAGGGCATCCCGCAGGATGGGATAAGCCAGGTCACGCGTGCCGCAGGATTTGGCCGCGCACAGGGCGGCGGCGGTGCCGGCGGCCTGGCCCTGGCCCATGCAACAAACCGTGTTGCGCGTGGACATGTGGGCATCATGGTTGGACGTGATTAACATGCCCGCCGCCAGGAGGTTTTCCAGGCCGGCCACCCGCAACGCTTTGTAGGGGATGCCATAAGTGCCGCCGTTCTTGATCTGCAAACGCGGCGCGTTGTCGTGAAATCCGTAGGCCATGATGTCGTCGTCGAAGTGTTTCCCTTCCAGCACGTCGGCGCGCGTGAGGTCGTAGTCGCAGGCAATGACCCGCGCCCGCCGGATGTTCAGCGACGGGCTGGTGCGTGCAATGAAGGCCTTCTCACAGCCGGGGACATACTTTCTGAACAGCTCAATCGCCTTGGCCTGGCGTTTTCGCAACTCCAACTCGGCTTGCGAGACGGCGTCCCGGTTCGTTGGACTGACGGGCATTTTGAACCCCATCTTGATGAACATGAAATAGTCGTCGTGGACGGTGGTGGTAACCATGGCAAGCATGATCTTGCGCGCCTCCTCGTGGAACTCCTTGGGCAGTCCCTTCGAATTGCTTTGCACACGGACAATCTGGCCTTCCTTGCCGCCACGCCATCCGCGGGCCAACTGCGTCACCGCGCCCTGGGATTCAAGATAGTCGTGGAACCGGGCAACGTTCACGCCGCCCACCCCCATGCTGTTCACCACGGGATAGTCGTTCGGCTCGGTGTATTTGGCACCGGCAAAGGCCGCGAGGTCACCGTAGCCGGTGCAATCCACGAAGGACTTCGCCATGATCGCCTCCCGACCGGCCCGGCTTTCTGCGATCACACCCTTAAGCCGCGAACCCTCCGTGATGGCGCCTGCGAGCAGCGTGTTGACGGCCACGGAGACGCCGGCTTCCACCAGCATCTCAAACGTGACCAGTTTGTAGAGTTCCGTATCAATGGCGGTGCAGACTGAATCGTAATTGTAGCCGGAAACCATTTCGGCATGGCCCGAGGTGCCGCCGACTTTGGCCAGGCGATCCACGATTTCCTGGGGAATACCCTGGACCACCTGCTTCCTGGCCACGCCGGGAAAGGCTTTCCATAAATTGAAATAGCTGTGCAGCGCGGTGCCGCCTTCCACG
Protein-coding regions in this window:
- a CDS encoding endo-polygalacturonase, yielding MKHPFILTLSALLLAPLAALSADDELVVYPPVPGLAASEHYKVRVRSASDGSEWRSAFAWETVCKTIEKKTDAYFDTLAGWTHAYVNFETAGAVEIEIARVNGQPIHSAAVHPQRKASVCSVKDGKVLVRLDKPCLVAVDIDGQMDGQDTGKGYKGPPIHTISLFANPPLVGKPKPNDPGVLTVKPGDTPPSDGPWTTLYFLPGVHDVGLAFPLHANRQYYIPGDAIVYGTLSNRKWGDGHHIRIFGLGTLSGSRLKHPKYVAPAVSDKDHGRYRPIEVIGTTDTRVEGITIADSATHSLMLVSPYQADHPNAVQWTKIFTWRANGDGINPFGNTLIEDCFLRTQDDSLYVNGLGIRRTVLWNDANGSSFVLSALPQLADRQLVVEDCDVIYARAKWEKWSGGRVFNMRGEGGRAAGAGVVFRNINIEDPRPTLQQFFICMTMPEPYSKHAAKRAAGDLSGILFQNLSIAAPSVLGEPQILWGQADARIRNLTFENLTLAGKPVRDSQFFKTNEFVDGLIFAPNTGSKP
- a CDS encoding DUF5060 domain-containing protein: MKTQLLRTVLFAGTTCLLTPLAPLHAVEHVAVPRWQPHDFAFKANTKTPNPFLVAFSAEAKGLDGNSYTLPGFFDGDGTWKIRVTPTVEGAWSLVTKSDLKELDGQTTAFTCLVNPSPQAHGRLRVDKEHPHHFVFEDGARFFMQGYEYDWLWALDLDKPGVPTVEKSLDILVRHGFNYVILNSYAHDTRWRAGKTGPDDYGPALLYPWEGTNEQPDQNRMNLAYWQHYDRVIAAMNERGIQAHMLIKVYNKQVKWPARGSAEEKLFFRWLVARYGAYPNIIWDFSKEAHNEKDLAYKQGVLKFFRETDPYHHLTTVHDDDQANDNGAYDELTDFRADQQHGKFHETILRQRERRAWPIANVESDYECGPGGLNDKTYGKVMTPEQTVSTLWGIQMAGGYTAYYYTYTAWDVIRPLDVPPGYAFMKHFGAFWRATEYWKLAPLDNLVNSGYCLAQPGREYVVFQKTAQPFTLVITSVKLPLQATWFHPHTGNRTTAGSFTNGTATFTPPADWGSAPLVLHLRAP
- a CDS encoding carbohydrate-binding family 6 protein, with product MNSIRSLPAFFSLLCVASAHAAITIMPTDSAPLQFAAAEVQRAVQASGSSVPNVTLRVEPGVPQAYRIEREGAAVRVVGGDAIGAMYGGLDVAEAIRTGSLDLLKDSIHTPHIAQRGIKLNIPLDLRTPSYTDPSDAAQANIPEMWSMDFWRELFDDMARHRYNVISLWSLNPFPSIVKVPEFPHVALDDVWRTTVKLDENFSGNGNNFVRPEMLANHEVVKQITIDEKIQFWRDVMQLAQDRGVDVYWFTWNVFLNGAEGQDGITSAKAAPRTIEYFRASVRETIKTYPLLAGFGITAGEGMPLNEFKGLSKEQWLWQTYGEGIRDGLKETPNRKFRLIHRFHMTALGEIQKEFAALPCKLDLSFKYAIAHMYSVPNPSMIQPVLPLLSPELRCWLTVRNDDIYSFRWADVHYARAFIKAIPGEDKIAGFYMGPDGYLWGRDFLSKDAGTPRQTVMQKQWLSFALWGRLAYEPDLLAATFDRLTAARFPGADILQLTAAWAAASKTFPYITRFFWGDIDLKWFPEACRRKSGFYTVRDFVEGGTMPGAGVLNIIEWRSGLLAKQKPEGVTPLEIAATLDANAAQALHALPSLQRAAVTPADSAKEYAATLGDIEAMAHLGLYYAAKIRGACDLALFDKSGDAQQQASAIEHLEAALNHWKNYAAAYTRQYVQPVLYNRAGVVDIPGQTADVAADVQLARTWKPGTIAEHKIKRSRTESGFKK
- a CDS encoding FAD-dependent oxidoreductase, giving the protein MNRREFSKRITLLGAGLPAGLAAGQPAERKKPLEGWYEEPARQLPIRKFDVVVAGGGTAGVVTAIAAARQGAKTMLIERKGYPGGTVVEGGTALHSYFNLWKAFPGVARKQVVQGIPQEIVDRLAKVGGTSGHAEMVSGYNYDSVCTAIDTELYKLVTFEMLVEAGVSVAVNTLLAGAITEGSRLKGVIAESRAGREAIMAKSFVDCTGYGDLAAFAGAKYTEPNDYPVVNSMGVGGVNVARFHDYLESQGAVTQLARGWRGGKEGQIVRVQSNSKGLPKEFHEEARKIMLAMVTTTVHDDYFMFIKMGFKMPVSPTNRDAVSQAELELRKRQAKAIELFRKYVPGCEKAFIARTSPSLNIRRARVIACDYDLTRADVLEGKHFDDDIMAYGFHDNAPRLQIKNGGTYGIPYKALRVAGLENLLAAGMLITSNHDAHMSTRNTVCCMGQGQAAGTAAALCAAKSCGTRDLAYPILRDALLKAGVHLES